The following coding sequences are from one Actinomycetota bacterium window:
- a CDS encoding Gfo/Idh/MocA family oxidoreductase → MAEEKKVGFVSMSSEKGMDDIPEVGIGVIGHAFMGKAHTNGWKQMPYIFWPPDAIPKLVKICGRNEESLKESARRYGYADYSTDWRDVINDDRIQIVENLTPNYMHPEPCIEAAKAGKHVICEKPLAVNAQEAKRMLDAVNQYKVENICCYNYRMVPAILLAKKLIEDGKLGKIYHFRAKYLQEWIADTEFPMVWRLSKDVCGSGALGDLGSHIIDLGRFLCGEFASVMASSKTFISERKDEATCKMTKVDVDDAIASVVEFENGAIGTIEASRFCHGRKNYNVIEVNGENGSIWWDLENMNNLWVYWKDEQPEDTRGFHCINVTESYHPYYDKWWPHGHIIGWENTFVHIAYNMVKAVMGKGGMDPHVANFEDGYRNAVICDAMLKSAKTGKKEKINY, encoded by the coding sequence ATGGCTGAAGAAAAAAAAGTAGGTTTTGTTTCAATGTCTTCCGAGAAAGGTATGGATGATATTCCAGAGGTAGGTATAGGGGTGATAGGCCACGCTTTTATGGGCAAAGCCCATACCAATGGCTGGAAACAGATGCCTTATATTTTTTGGCCTCCTGATGCCATACCTAAACTGGTAAAGATTTGTGGCCGAAATGAGGAAAGCTTAAAAGAATCTGCCAGAAGATACGGTTATGCTGATTACAGTACTGACTGGAGGGATGTAATTAATGATGACAGAATCCAGATAGTAGAAAACCTAACCCCCAACTATATGCACCCAGAGCCTTGTATTGAAGCGGCTAAAGCAGGCAAGCATGTTATTTGCGAGAAACCTTTGGCTGTAAATGCCCAGGAAGCCAAAAGAATGCTGGATGCGGTTAACCAGTATAAGGTGGAGAACATCTGCTGCTATAATTACAGGATGGTGCCGGCCATACTTCTGGCCAAGAAACTAATAGAAGATGGAAAACTGGGAAAGATCTATCATTTCAGGGCTAAATACCTGCAGGAGTGGATTGCCGATACTGAATTTCCCATGGTTTGGCGCCTGAGCAAGGATGTTTGCGGCAGCGGGGCTTTAGGCGACCTTGGTTCCCATATTATAGACTTGGGCCGTTTCCTTTGCGGTGAGTTTGCTTCCGTAATGGCTTCCAGCAAAACCTTTATTTCCGAAAGAAAAGATGAGGCTACCTGCAAGATGACCAAAGTGGATGTGGATGATGCTATTGCTTCAGTGGTAGAGTTTGAAAACGGAGCTATCGGGACCATAGAAGCTTCCAGGTTCTGCCATGGAAGAAAAAATTATAATGTTATTGAAGTAAATGGTGAAAACGGGAGCATTTGGTGGGATCTGGAGAATATGAACAATCTTTGGGTTTACTGGAAAGACGAGCAGCCGGAGGATACCAGGGGCTTCCACTGCATTAATGTGACTGAATCCTATCATCCTTATTATGATAAATGGTGGCCGCACGGTCATATCATTGGCTGGGAGAACACCTTTGTGCATATTGCCTATAATATGGTTAAGGCCGTAATGGGCAAAGGCGGCATGGATCCCCATGTTGCTAATTTTGAGGATGGTTACAGGAATGCCGTTATTTGCGATGCCATGCTAAAGTCAGCCAAGACTGGCAAGAAAGAGAAAATAAACTATTAA
- a CDS encoding sugar phosphate isomerase/epimerase has translation MAKKTSIGGWAYIWGGYKEDPVPFEEVLKRLKELNFDGIEMAAFPPHLESNTKEKRAEVKALLDKYGLGVSGLAAPYPSPATSTKEEYLEAVKSNLEICKDLDIPKLRVDTVDPPTEIPGGMDYEACFAKVADVWRDSAQICQDQGVKLVWEFEPGFLFNKPSEVVRMVYKVDHPNFSIMFDSCHAHMCAVVGARQLGPKETLPGGVVQFAHMLTGKIGHIHLIDSDETLHDDDTSTHAPLGTGVLDFDKIIPAILEAGYDDEWWAIDLCFWPNAMDVTKENKEYLDMLIKKYG, from the coding sequence ATGGCAAAAAAAACATCAATAGGGGGATGGGCATATATATGGGGAGGCTATAAAGAAGATCCTGTACCCTTTGAAGAGGTTTTAAAAAGATTAAAGGAACTAAATTTTGACGGTATCGAGATGGCTGCTTTCCCGCCTCATTTGGAGTCCAATACCAAGGAGAAAAGAGCAGAGGTAAAAGCATTGCTGGATAAATATGGTTTAGGAGTTTCCGGGCTGGCAGCTCCCTATCCTTCACCAGCCACTTCTACCAAGGAGGAATACCTGGAGGCAGTTAAGTCCAATCTGGAGATATGTAAAGACCTGGATATACCTAAACTGAGAGTGGATACTGTAGATCCTCCTACTGAGATTCCGGGAGGCATGGATTACGAGGCCTGTTTTGCGAAAGTAGCGGATGTATGGAGAGATTCAGCTCAAATTTGCCAGGACCAGGGCGTTAAGCTGGTTTGGGAATTTGAGCCAGGCTTTCTGTTTAACAAGCCCAGCGAGGTGGTCAGGATGGTATACAAGGTGGACCACCCTAATTTCAGCATAATGTTTGATTCCTGCCATGCCCATATGTGCGCGGTAGTTGGGGCCAGGCAGCTGGGCCCAAAAGAAACACTTCCCGGTGGAGTGGTTCAGTTTGCCCATATGCTTACTGGAAAAATAGGGCATATACATTTAATAGATTCTGACGAAACTTTGCATGATGATGATACTTCCACCCACGCTCCTTTAGGAACAGGGGTACTGGACTTTGATAAAATCATACCAGCCATACTGGAAGCCGGTTATGATGATGAGTGGTGGGCTATTGACTTATGTTTCTGGCCAAATGCTATGGACGTAACCAAGGAAAACAAAGAATATCTGGATATGTTAATTAAGAAATACGGATAA
- a CDS encoding alcohol dehydrogenase catalytic domain-containing protein, with product MANTMKAQVFYDAENMKLEDVPIPEVGDTDVLVKVKSVGICGSDISYYYGLSPVDTPTGKGPIVLGHEFTGVVDKVGKVPQALGLFKEGDRVVVNPVQFCNACYSCAEGKTHFCENMNVSGVSYDGAFAEYALANYTGLFKLPDDVSFSEGAFTEPLACVVNAFKKADMEPGSFVIVAGPGPMGQMMVQLAKSMGAGKVVLTGTRDYMLELGKAHGADYVFNVRDKNSKYYAADLKKEIADLTEGKLADRAFVPTSSNAAFEEAIDLVGNCGILIHFGLPNADDVIHVPALSFHTMDKEIRSAWLSPMVWPTTLRILKNGLVDVKPLVSHTYSLEDTEKAIINLKNRVDNPMKVQIKVS from the coding sequence TTGGCTAATACGATGAAAGCTCAGGTCTTTTATGATGCTGAGAATATGAAACTTGAAGATGTGCCTATACCAGAAGTAGGGGATACCGATGTACTGGTAAAGGTTAAATCTGTAGGCATATGCGGTTCAGATATATCCTATTATTATGGCTTAAGCCCGGTAGATACACCTACTGGCAAAGGGCCCATAGTGCTAGGGCATGAATTTACAGGCGTGGTAGATAAGGTAGGGAAAGTCCCCCAAGCCCTGGGCCTGTTTAAAGAAGGGGACAGGGTAGTGGTTAATCCGGTACAATTCTGTAATGCCTGTTATTCCTGCGCTGAAGGTAAAACCCATTTCTGTGAAAATATGAATGTATCCGGGGTAAGCTATGACGGGGCGTTTGCGGAGTATGCCCTGGCTAACTATACCGGCCTGTTTAAGCTGCCTGATGATGTAAGTTTTTCAGAAGGCGCTTTTACTGAACCCCTGGCCTGTGTGGTCAATGCTTTCAAAAAAGCAGATATGGAGCCAGGCTCATTTGTAATAGTGGCCGGCCCCGGGCCCATGGGGCAGATGATGGTGCAGCTGGCAAAATCCATGGGAGCTGGCAAAGTAGTACTTACTGGTACTAGGGATTACATGCTGGAACTGGGAAAAGCACATGGTGCCGATTATGTGTTTAATGTAAGGGATAAGAATTCCAAGTATTATGCTGCAGACCTTAAAAAGGAAATAGCTGATTTGACTGAAGGTAAGCTGGCAGACAGGGCATTTGTCCCTACCAGCTCCAATGCTGCTTTTGAAGAGGCTATAGATTTGGTGGGCAATTGTGGAATACTCATCCATTTTGGACTTCCCAATGCAGACGATGTAATCCACGTACCAGCATTAAGTTTCCATACCATGGATAAGGAGATCCGTTCTGCCTGGCTGTCACCAATGGTGTGGCCTACCACCTTAAGAATTCTAAAGAACGGCCTGGTAGATGTAAAACCCCTGGTTTCACATACTTATTCCCTGGAGGATACAGAGAAAGCTATAATTAACCTGAAGAACAGGGTGGATAATCCTATGAAAGTGCAGATAAAGGTTAGCTAA
- a CDS encoding sugar phosphate isomerase/epimerase produces the protein MKFGINTLLYTGTVEDEHIKKLAPTFKEIGFDGVEIALEKKGDLDYAKTRKVLEDNGLVCSSICGLFGEDRDIRGPNKEHIENGLSYIRDCLEACAELGGETLVGPVYSAVGRASMVPEEERKVQWATVVENLGKACQWAEEYGVYIAIEPLNRFETDFINICKDAVRMCKDVGSDRLKIHLDSFHMSVEEKNSAMAVLDAGKDLLYMFHASENDRGAPGTGQVHWKSIADALRRISYDKWVVIESFTPENKVIAKAASIWRQTEESDIVLAQKGLRFLKGLLG, from the coding sequence ATGAAATTTGGAATTAATACCCTGCTCTACACGGGAACAGTTGAAGATGAGCACATAAAAAAACTCGCGCCTACATTCAAGGAAATAGGATTTGACGGGGTGGAGATCGCCCTGGAAAAGAAAGGCGATTTGGATTATGCCAAAACCAGAAAAGTGCTTGAAGATAATGGCCTGGTTTGTTCTTCTATCTGTGGATTGTTTGGGGAAGACAGGGACATAAGAGGCCCTAATAAGGAACATATTGAGAACGGCTTAAGCTATATAAGGGATTGCCTGGAAGCTTGTGCTGAATTAGGTGGGGAAACCTTGGTGGGGCCGGTTTATTCAGCTGTAGGAAGAGCGTCAATGGTGCCGGAAGAAGAAAGGAAAGTCCAGTGGGCGACAGTTGTGGAAAACTTAGGCAAAGCATGCCAGTGGGCAGAAGAATATGGAGTGTATATAGCTATTGAACCCTTGAACCGGTTTGAGACCGACTTTATAAATATCTGCAAAGATGCAGTTAGGATGTGTAAGGATGTTGGCAGCGACCGGTTAAAGATACACCTGGATTCTTTCCATATGTCTGTAGAAGAAAAGAATTCGGCTATGGCAGTATTGGATGCCGGCAAAGATTTGCTGTACATGTTCCATGCCAGTGAAAATGACCGGGGTGCTCCAGGGACAGGGCAGGTCCACTGGAAATCTATTGCTGATGCTTTAAGAAGGATAAGCTATGACAAATGGGTAGTTATAGAATCATTTACCCCGGAGAACAAGGTAATAGCTAAGGCTGCTTCCATTTGGAGGCAGACTGAGGAAAGCGATATTGTGCTGGCTCAAAAAGGTCTTAGATTTTTGAAAGGCTTACTTGGTTAG